From Scatophagus argus isolate fScaArg1 chromosome 10, fScaArg1.pri, whole genome shotgun sequence, a single genomic window includes:
- the npm3 gene encoding nucleoplasmin-3 has translation MSFQDDESSDLGLAGQSKLESFLFSCELSSKVPFYTFQGDEEEDLEHFLELRTVCLGDGAKEENNVVEVTAMNHQGKTISVPIANLHISCLPMVSLGEFELKAPVTIRLKAGTGPVTVSGLHLIASQVGDSDLSDEEGEDDDEEEEEDDEEEITPIKPAKKKQRQ, from the exons ATGTCTTTTCAGGACGATGAATCCTCGGATCTCGGACTTGCTGGCCAGTCAAAGTTGGAGAGCTTCCTGTTCA GCTGCGAGCTGTCGTCCAAAGTACCTTTCTACACTTTCCAAGGAGACGAAGAGGAGGACCTGGAGCACTTCCTTGAACTCAGAACA GTTTGTCTTGGAGATGGTGCCAAGGAGGAGAATAATGTGGTGGAGGTAACAGCCATGAACCATCAAGGAAAGACTATTTCAGTTCCCATCGCCAACCTCCACATCAGCTGTCTGCCCATG gtgAGTTTGGGAGAGTTTGAGCTGAAAGCCCCAGTGACCATCCGGCTGAAGGCTGGGACAGGACCAGTTACCGTCAGCGGGTTGCACCTCATAG CCTCACAGGTCGGAGATTCGGACCTGTCTGATGAAGAAggggaagatgatgatgaggaagaggaggaggatgacgaggaggagATCACCCCCATTAAAccagcaaagaaaaagcagaggCAGTAG